A window of the Acidithiobacillus thiooxidans ATCC 19377 genome harbors these coding sequences:
- a CDS encoding SWF/SNF helicase family protein, with the protein MQHRCSVVVFGELDWSSGTHQQVIWRVDREGQQSPVTVFFLVVEDGSDGPIMEILGLKASEAHQIVDPFTGPERTDRDMARFQALVQRYLTRASGAQKNVQKKAGVAPHVTKPEQQDLRKLLDG; encoded by the coding sequence TTGCAACATCGCTGCTCCGTCGTGGTGTTCGGGGAACTGGACTGGTCGTCAGGCACGCATCAGCAAGTGATTTGGCGCGTGGACCGGGAAGGGCAGCAATCCCCAGTTACGGTCTTTTTCCTGGTCGTGGAAGATGGCTCCGATGGGCCGATTATGGAGATTCTGGGCCTCAAAGCCAGTGAAGCGCATCAGATTGTGGATCCGTTCACCGGGCCAGAAAGGACGGACCGCGATATGGCCCGTTTCCAGGCTTTGGTGCAACGCTATTTGACGCGTGCCTCTGGCGCTCAAAAAAACGTGCAGAAAAAAGCAGGTGTTGCACCGCATGTCACGAAACCGGAACAACAGGATTTGCGGAAACTGCTGGACGGATAA
- a CDS encoding IS200/IS605 family accessory protein TnpB-related protein, which produces MITLHTRIRNLTPEQDAALSTYAEHFNHVAHHLVTDMVHEKRTGASFKKDYLRRFALTARQFNAICLSVEGLASNRLENLKNQENMLSDKILALQKLLPKIVLQIQKAVMEQQPVAVIQRLKNRLHQKKRKLANLLERQSQVINEQKRPLGSGLCFGGRKLFHAQHHLQENGYQNHAEWLADWKLARSRQFFVLGSNDEAAGCQGCVARIQSDGTFLLDLRLPGTGEKRVTIGPLQFPYEAEKLRNVVALHAQLSKENLPRITNRSKAGKPYSRIVYPEALSALSWRFQRDKDQKGWRVMVSFHQPAAAVQTHVQAGAIGVDLNADHLAWAELDRFGNPMETGNIPCVTYGKTATQAEALIEASAIALTQRAKQTGKPLVLEKLDFSQKKTQLSEVDGPRYARMLSSLSYRKIHDAIAARAAKDGVEVKTVSPKFTSVLGRINYAARYGLTVHQGAAVVIGRRAFGRFAKNPHTGKNFKEFGLREMPIGRTGRDGRKTITAPDGRGAQVTFSYPAWNEQKHVWTLLGKVSRKMKAALAAQRVAGQSDPPERMVKSARRKPEVLVVAAV; this is translated from the coding sequence ATGATTACGCTGCACACCCGTATCCGAAACCTTACCCCGGAGCAGGATGCCGCCTTATCCACCTATGCAGAACACTTCAATCACGTCGCCCATCATCTTGTGACGGATATGGTCCACGAAAAACGGACCGGTGCATCATTCAAAAAGGACTATCTACGCCGTTTTGCTTTGACCGCCAGACAATTCAATGCGATATGTCTGTCTGTGGAGGGTCTCGCTAGTAACCGCCTGGAGAACTTGAAAAACCAGGAAAATATGCTGAGTGATAAAATCCTCGCACTCCAAAAACTGTTGCCCAAGATAGTGTTGCAAATACAAAAAGCCGTGATGGAACAACAGCCGGTTGCGGTCATACAGCGGCTGAAAAATCGTTTGCACCAAAAGAAGCGAAAGCTCGCAAACCTGTTGGAAAGACAATCTCAGGTCATTAATGAACAGAAACGGCCGCTCGGATCCGGACTCTGCTTCGGCGGGAGGAAACTGTTTCATGCACAACATCATTTGCAGGAAAATGGTTACCAAAACCACGCGGAATGGCTGGCGGACTGGAAATTGGCGCGGTCTCGCCAGTTTTTCGTGCTGGGATCCAATGATGAAGCGGCAGGATGTCAGGGCTGTGTCGCCCGAATACAGAGCGACGGGACTTTCCTGCTGGACCTGCGGCTGCCGGGAACAGGAGAAAAGCGGGTGACAATCGGGCCGCTCCAGTTCCCCTACGAAGCAGAAAAACTCCGTAATGTCGTAGCGCTGCATGCCCAATTATCCAAAGAGAACCTGCCACGAATCACAAACCGGTCCAAGGCCGGTAAACCGTATTCCCGTATTGTGTATCCCGAAGCACTCAGCGCGTTGTCCTGGCGTTTTCAGCGGGACAAGGATCAAAAAGGCTGGCGGGTGATGGTGAGTTTTCATCAACCCGCTGCTGCCGTTCAAACCCATGTTCAGGCCGGAGCCATTGGCGTTGACCTGAATGCGGACCATTTGGCCTGGGCGGAACTGGACCGTTTTGGTAATCCCATGGAAACAGGGAACATTCCTTGTGTGACTTATGGGAAAACCGCAACGCAGGCAGAAGCGCTCATTGAGGCGTCGGCCATCGCGCTCACCCAACGGGCCAAACAGACGGGTAAACCACTGGTTCTGGAAAAGCTGGATTTCTCCCAAAAGAAAACGCAACTTAGTGAAGTGGACGGCCCGCGTTACGCACGCATGTTATCCAGTCTGTCTTATCGAAAGATTCATGATGCCATTGCTGCACGTGCCGCCAAAGACGGGGTGGAAGTAAAAACCGTCAGCCCGAAATTCACTTCTGTGTTGGGACGCATCAACTATGCGGCGCGTTATGGACTGACCGTGCATCAGGGCGCAGCGGTGGTCATTGGGCGCAGGGCTTTCGGCCGGTTTGCGAAGAACCCGCATACCGGGAAAAATTTCAAGGAATTCGGACTTCGGGAAATGCCGATAGGCCGAACAGGGCGTGATGGCCGCAAGACCATCACCGCACCGGATGGACGTGGTGCGCAGGTCACCTTCTCTTATCCCGCGTGGAATGAGCAGAAGCATGTGTGGACTCTGTTGGGCAAAGTTTCCCGGAAGATGAAAGCGGCGCTTGCAGCGCAGCGTGTGGCGGGGCAATCCGACCCTCCGGAACGTATGGTGAAGTCCGCAAGGAGGAAGCCAGAGGTTCTGGTTGTGGCGGCGGTTTAG